In the Micromonospora narathiwatensis genome, one interval contains:
- a CDS encoding DUF349 domain-containing protein encodes MSDWTAFGRVDADGTVYVKTAEGERVVGSWQAGAPEEGLAHFARRFDDLVTEVDLTEARLNSGAADAGHSLTTIRRIRASLADAHVVGDIDALTARLDKLATVAEEKAGEAKAARDAARGEALARKTALVEEAEKLAAESTGWKTAGDRLKEILDEWKTIRGVDKKADGELWKRFAAARDGFTRRRGAHFASLDQQRKQAQSAKEDLVAEAEKLKDSTDWGATAGQLKDLMTQWKAAPRASKEAEQKLWERFRAAQDEFFTRRSEVFSARDNEQRANLERKQALLAEAEGLDVDGDPKGAQAKLRDIQAQWHEAGRVPREAAAGLERRLRVVDEKVREVMDSAWRRTAPQDNPLLAQMRAQVAEAEERLARAQAAGDARRIKEAEQALASKRQFLQLAEQAS; translated from the coding sequence ATGAGCGACTGGACTGCCTTCGGACGGGTGGACGCGGACGGCACCGTCTACGTCAAGACCGCCGAGGGCGAGCGGGTGGTCGGATCCTGGCAGGCGGGAGCCCCGGAGGAGGGGTTGGCCCACTTCGCCCGGCGCTTCGACGACCTGGTGACGGAGGTTGACCTGACCGAGGCCCGGCTCAACTCGGGCGCGGCGGACGCCGGGCATTCCCTGACCACGATCCGGCGGATCCGCGCCTCGCTGGCCGACGCGCACGTCGTGGGCGACATCGACGCCCTGACCGCGCGCCTCGACAAGCTGGCCACCGTGGCCGAGGAGAAGGCCGGCGAGGCCAAGGCGGCCCGGGACGCCGCTCGGGGCGAGGCCCTGGCCCGCAAGACGGCCCTGGTGGAGGAGGCGGAGAAGCTGGCCGCCGAGTCGACCGGATGGAAGACCGCCGGGGACCGGCTCAAGGAGATCCTCGACGAGTGGAAGACCATCCGCGGGGTCGACAAGAAGGCCGACGGTGAGCTGTGGAAGCGGTTCGCCGCGGCGCGGGACGGCTTCACCCGGCGTCGGGGCGCCCACTTCGCCTCCCTGGACCAGCAGCGCAAGCAGGCGCAGTCGGCCAAGGAGGATCTGGTCGCCGAGGCCGAGAAGCTGAAGGACTCCACCGACTGGGGAGCCACCGCCGGCCAGCTCAAGGACCTGATGACCCAGTGGAAGGCCGCGCCGCGGGCGTCCAAGGAGGCCGAGCAGAAGCTCTGGGAACGGTTCCGGGCGGCGCAGGACGAGTTCTTCACCCGGCGCAGCGAGGTCTTCTCGGCCCGGGACAACGAGCAGCGCGCCAACCTGGAGCGCAAGCAGGCCCTGCTCGCCGAGGCGGAGGGGCTCGACGTCGACGGCGACCCCAAGGGCGCCCAGGCGAAGCTGCGGGACATCCAGGCTCAGTGGCACGAGGCCGGCCGGGTGCCCCGGGAGGCCGCCGCCGGGTTGGAGCGCCGGCTGCGCGTCGTGGACGAGAAGGTCCGCGAGGTGATGGATTCGGCGTGGCGGCGTACCGCCCCGCAGGACAACCCGCTGCTCGCCCAGATGCGGGCGCAGGTCGCCGAGGCCGAGGAGCGGCTGGCCCGGGCGCAGGCCGCCGGCGACGCCCGGCGGATCAAGGAGGCCGAGCAGGCGCTCGCCTCGAAGCGGCAGTTCCTCCAGCTGGCCGAGCAGGCCAGCTGA
- a CDS encoding class III extradiol ring-cleavage dioxygenase family protein, protein MPLVAAAVCPHPPLIVPELAGAAAPELDDLRAACAAALARLLATEPDEILLVGGGPETTRFGAADHGSLRGYGLDRYVRLWKTNCSGVEALPLSLTVGAWLVGRTGTELPRLARSVAVDAPVAECAELGVALSADSERRTALLVMGDGSACRGVKAPGYDDPRAEAYDDGVARALADADAEALLGLDPVLSAELRVAGRASWQVLAGAVRAAGGDWRGEPHHYSAPYGVAYFVAFWGRVGEPARPAVANGEQR, encoded by the coding sequence GTGCCCCTGGTCGCCGCCGCCGTCTGCCCCCACCCGCCCCTGATCGTGCCCGAGCTGGCCGGTGCCGCCGCGCCGGAGCTGGACGACCTCCGCGCCGCCTGCGCCGCCGCCTTGGCCCGCCTCCTCGCCACCGAACCGGACGAGATCCTGCTGGTGGGCGGCGGGCCGGAGACCACCCGGTTCGGGGCCGCCGACCACGGGTCGCTGCGCGGATACGGCCTCGACCGGTACGTCCGGCTGTGGAAGACCAACTGCTCCGGCGTCGAGGCCCTCCCGCTGAGCCTCACCGTCGGGGCGTGGCTGGTCGGTCGGACCGGCACCGAGCTGCCCCGGCTGGCCCGCTCCGTGGCCGTCGACGCCCCGGTGGCCGAGTGCGCCGAGCTCGGGGTGGCCCTCTCCGCCGACTCCGAGCGGCGTACCGCGCTGCTGGTCATGGGAGACGGGTCGGCGTGCCGGGGCGTCAAGGCGCCCGGCTACGACGACCCGCGCGCGGAGGCGTACGACGACGGGGTGGCCCGGGCCCTGGCCGACGCGGACGCCGAGGCCCTGCTCGGCCTGGACCCGGTGCTGTCGGCGGAGCTGCGGGTCGCCGGGCGGGCGTCCTGGCAGGTGCTGGCCGGCGCGGTCCGCGCGGCGGGCGGCGACTGGCGCGGCGAGCCGCACCACTACTCGGCGCCCTACGGTGTCGCCTACTTCGTGGCCTTCTGGGGGCGGGTGGGCGAACCCGCGCGCCCCGCGGTCGCGAACGGAGAGCAGCGGTGA
- the miaA gene encoding tRNA (adenosine(37)-N6)-dimethylallyltransferase MiaA, producing the protein MGAGGRTRAPRGRERRAAVTGTVVAVVGPTAAGKSALSIALAHALDGEVVNADSMQLYQGMDIGTAKLTPAEREGVPHHLLDIWAVTEPASVAEYQKLARAAVDDILARGRVPLLVGGSGLYVRAVLEQFEFPGTDPAVRQRLEAELAAVGPAPLYARLSEADPAAAAGILPGNGRRIVRALEVIELTGAPFTASLPEPTPYYPSVQLGVDLDTALLDERIALRVDRMWADGLVAETRTLVGRGLPEGRTASRALGYQQVLRLLAGELTETEAYEETIRATRRFVRRQRSWFRRDPRIHWLDSASPSFLDTALRVVADHRE; encoded by the coding sequence CTGGGGGCGGGTGGGCGAACCCGCGCGCCCCGCGGTCGCGAACGGAGAGCAGCGGTGACCGGGACCGTGGTGGCCGTGGTCGGGCCGACCGCGGCCGGCAAGTCGGCGCTGAGCATCGCCCTGGCGCACGCCCTCGACGGCGAGGTGGTCAACGCCGACTCGATGCAGCTCTACCAGGGCATGGACATCGGCACCGCCAAGCTGACCCCGGCCGAGCGGGAGGGCGTGCCGCACCATCTGCTCGACATCTGGGCGGTGACCGAGCCGGCCAGCGTCGCCGAATACCAGAAGCTGGCCCGCGCGGCGGTGGACGACATCCTCGCCCGGGGGCGGGTGCCGCTGCTGGTCGGCGGCTCCGGCCTGTACGTGCGGGCGGTGCTGGAGCAGTTCGAGTTCCCCGGCACCGATCCGGCGGTGCGCCAGCGGCTGGAGGCGGAGCTGGCGGCGGTCGGCCCGGCCCCGCTGTACGCCCGCCTCAGCGAGGCCGATCCGGCGGCGGCGGCGGGCATCCTGCCGGGTAACGGGCGGCGGATCGTCCGGGCCCTGGAGGTGATCGAGCTGACCGGGGCGCCGTTCACCGCGTCCCTGCCCGAGCCGACGCCGTACTACCCGTCGGTGCAGCTCGGGGTGGACCTGGACACCGCGCTGCTGGACGAGCGGATCGCGCTGCGGGTGGACCGGATGTGGGCCGACGGCCTGGTCGCCGAGACGCGGACGCTGGTCGGACGCGGCCTGCCCGAGGGGCGTACGGCCAGCCGGGCCCTCGGCTACCAGCAGGTGCTGCGCCTCCTGGCCGGGGAGCTGACCGAGACCGAGGCGTACGAGGAGACGATCCGGGCCACCCGCCGGTTCGTCCGCCGGCAGCGTTCCTGGTTCCGGCGTGACCCGCGTATCCACTGGTTGGACTCGGCGTCGCCTTCGTTTCTGGACACTGCGCTGCGGGTGGTCGCCGACCATCGGGAATGA
- the dapF gene encoding diaminopimelate epimerase produces the protein MEFTKGHGTGNDFVILPDPDGALDLTPRLVAALCDRRRGIGGDGVLRVVRAAKHPEGVALAGEAEWFMDYWNSDGSYAEMCGNGARVFVRYLLDSGLAVPSGAGLPVATRAGLVRARVEGEEDIAIEMPHPRLGDPAAAGLGGLALTGTAVDVGNPHLVCALPAGVELAALDLTRAPDVDPAVFPAGVNVEFTAPGGPLAGTDGHVLMRVYERGSAETLSCGTGACAVAAVALRDADRDAGTIAVDVPGGRLTVTLTADSCWLAGPAVLIATGTLPLPLPFPTPRDLAL, from the coding sequence GTGGAGTTCACCAAGGGCCACGGCACCGGCAACGACTTCGTCATCCTGCCCGACCCGGACGGGGCGCTCGACCTGACGCCCCGGCTGGTCGCCGCGCTCTGCGACCGGCGGCGCGGCATCGGCGGGGACGGCGTGCTGCGCGTGGTACGCGCCGCCAAGCACCCGGAGGGCGTCGCCCTGGCCGGCGAGGCCGAGTGGTTCATGGACTACTGGAACTCCGACGGCTCGTACGCCGAGATGTGCGGCAACGGCGCCCGGGTCTTCGTCCGCTACCTGCTGGACTCGGGGCTGGCCGTGCCGTCCGGGGCGGGGCTGCCGGTCGCCACCCGGGCCGGCCTGGTCCGCGCCCGCGTCGAGGGGGAGGAGGACATCGCGATCGAGATGCCCCACCCCCGGCTGGGCGACCCGGCCGCCGCCGGCCTGGGCGGGCTGGCCCTGACCGGCACGGCGGTGGACGTGGGCAACCCGCACCTGGTCTGTGCCCTGCCGGCCGGCGTGGAGTTGGCCGCCCTCGACCTCACCCGGGCGCCCGATGTCGACCCGGCGGTCTTTCCCGCCGGGGTGAACGTCGAGTTCACCGCCCCCGGCGGGCCGCTGGCCGGCACCGACGGGCACGTGCTGATGCGGGTCTACGAGCGCGGCTCCGCCGAGACGCTCTCCTGCGGCACGGGTGCCTGCGCGGTGGCGGCGGTGGCGCTGCGGGACGCCGACCGGGACGCCGGCACGATCGCCGTCGACGTCCCCGGTGGCCGCCTCACGGTCACCCTCACCGCCGACTCCTGCTGGCTCGCCGGCCCCGCCGTCCTGATCGCCACCGGCACCCTCCCCCTCCCCCTCCCCTTCCCCACCCCGCGCGATCTTGCACTTTGA
- a CDS encoding NAD-dependent malic enzyme: MAISRLPSAGFSITIRIAVPADASSIGRLTTAAGEAGAIVTALDVVDSDPAYVIVDLTCDTADAGHADQVVKTLTELDGVDVRKVSDRTFLLHLGGKIEVNSKVALRTRDELSRAYTPGVARVCMAIAENPADARRLTIKRNTVAVVSDGSAVLGLGNLGPAASLPVMEGKAALFKRFGGVDAWPVVLDTQDTDEIVSIVKAIAPAYGGINLEDIAAPRCFEIEARLREALDIPVFHDDQHGTAICVLAALTNALRVVGKRLPDVRVVVSGAGAAGTAIMKLLLRQGVGDIIAYDRQGALHRGLTDLNPAWQWLAENTNKENYAGDLRGAVAGADVFIGVSAPNLLTGDDIATMAKDAIVFALANPDPEVDPREARKYAAVVATGRSDQPNQINNVLAFPGVFRGMLDAHAEEFTEEMALAAAQAIADVVGEDKINPTVIVPSVFDARVAPAVAAAVRAAAQNPAATPPPVADPGPADLPEIAAEASATP; this comes from the coding sequence GTGGCCATCAGCCGACTGCCGAGTGCCGGATTCTCGATCACGATCCGGATCGCGGTACCCGCGGACGCCTCCTCCATCGGGCGGTTGACCACCGCGGCCGGCGAGGCCGGCGCCATCGTCACCGCGCTCGACGTGGTCGACTCCGACCCGGCGTACGTGATCGTCGACCTCACCTGCGACACCGCCGACGCCGGCCACGCCGACCAGGTGGTCAAGACGCTGACCGAGCTGGACGGGGTGGACGTCCGTAAGGTCTCCGACCGGACGTTCCTGCTGCACCTGGGCGGCAAGATCGAGGTCAACTCGAAGGTGGCGCTGCGCACCCGGGACGAGCTGTCCCGCGCGTACACCCCGGGGGTGGCCCGGGTCTGCATGGCGATCGCCGAGAACCCGGCCGACGCCCGCCGGCTCACCATCAAGCGCAACACGGTCGCCGTGGTCAGCGACGGCTCGGCTGTGCTCGGCCTGGGCAACCTCGGGCCGGCCGCCTCGCTGCCGGTGATGGAGGGCAAGGCGGCGCTGTTCAAGCGCTTCGGCGGGGTGGACGCCTGGCCGGTGGTGCTGGACACCCAGGACACCGACGAGATCGTCTCGATCGTCAAGGCGATCGCCCCCGCGTACGGCGGGATCAACCTGGAGGACATCGCCGCGCCGCGCTGCTTCGAGATCGAGGCCCGGCTGCGCGAGGCGCTGGACATCCCGGTCTTCCACGACGACCAGCACGGCACCGCGATCTGCGTCCTCGCCGCGCTGACCAACGCGCTGCGCGTCGTGGGCAAGCGGCTCCCGGACGTCCGGGTGGTCGTCTCCGGCGCCGGCGCGGCCGGCACCGCGATCATGAAGCTGCTGCTCCGGCAGGGCGTGGGCGACATCATCGCGTACGACCGGCAGGGCGCCCTGCACCGTGGGCTGACCGACCTCAACCCGGCCTGGCAGTGGCTGGCGGAGAACACCAACAAGGAGAACTACGCGGGCGACCTGCGCGGGGCGGTCGCGGGCGCGGACGTCTTCATCGGGGTGAGCGCGCCGAACCTGCTCACCGGCGACGACATCGCCACCATGGCCAAGGACGCGATCGTCTTCGCGCTGGCCAACCCGGACCCGGAGGTCGACCCGCGGGAGGCGCGCAAGTACGCCGCGGTGGTCGCCACCGGCCGCTCCGACCAGCCGAACCAGATCAACAATGTGCTCGCCTTCCCCGGCGTCTTCCGGGGCATGCTCGACGCGCACGCCGAGGAGTTCACCGAGGAGATGGCGCTCGCGGCGGCCCAGGCCATCGCGGACGTGGTCGGCGAGGACAAGATCAACCCGACGGTGATCGTGCCGAGCGTCTTCGACGCCCGGGTCGCCCCGGCCGTCGCCGCCGCCGTCCGCGCCGCCGCGCAGAACCCGGCCGCGACCCCTCCGCCGGTCGCCGACCCCGGCCCGGCCGACCTCCCCGAGATCGCCGCCGAAGCCAGCGCCACCCCCTAA
- the hflX gene encoding GTPase HflX, with translation MREQETFLPYEDDELDATTGEFELSERQALRRVPGLSTELTDITEVEYRQLRLERVVLVGVWTEGTQTDADNSLTELAALAETAGSQVLEGLIQRRNRPDPATYIGRGKVDDLGAVVLSTGADTVICDGELSPSQLRNLEQRTKVKVVDRTALILDIFAQHAKSREGKAQVELAQLEYLLPRLRGWGETLSRQTGGSGRGGGAGGGVGLRGPGETKLETDRRRIRHRIAKLRREIKSMTTVRQTKRARRSRNAVPAVAIAGYTNAGKSSLLNRLTGAGVLVENALFATLDPTTRKATAPDGRLYTLSDTVGFVRHLPHQIVEAFRSTLEEVADADLVVHVVDGTHPDPEEQVRAVREVLAEVGADRLPELLVVNKTDAADEEALLRLKRLWPDAVLVSAHTGRGIDGLREAIEQRLPRPAVEVRAVLPYDRGDLVARVHRQGEVLSTSHLPEGTLLHVRVGEALAAELAPYRAGDRLVGEERVGAGR, from the coding sequence TTGCGAGAGCAGGAGACCTTCCTTCCCTACGAGGACGACGAGCTCGACGCCACCACCGGCGAGTTCGAGCTGTCGGAGCGGCAGGCGCTGCGGCGGGTCCCCGGCCTCTCCACCGAGCTCACCGACATCACCGAGGTCGAATACCGCCAGCTGCGGCTGGAGCGGGTCGTCCTGGTGGGCGTCTGGACCGAGGGGACGCAGACCGACGCCGACAACAGCCTCACCGAGCTGGCGGCGCTGGCCGAGACGGCCGGCTCGCAGGTGCTCGAAGGGCTGATCCAGCGCCGCAACCGGCCCGACCCGGCCACGTACATCGGTCGGGGCAAGGTCGACGACCTGGGCGCGGTGGTCCTCTCCACCGGCGCCGACACGGTGATCTGCGACGGTGAGCTGTCCCCGTCCCAGCTGCGCAACCTGGAGCAGCGCACCAAGGTCAAGGTGGTCGACCGGACCGCCCTGATCCTCGACATCTTCGCCCAGCACGCCAAGAGCCGCGAGGGCAAGGCGCAGGTCGAGCTGGCCCAGCTCGAATACCTGCTGCCGCGGCTGCGCGGTTGGGGTGAGACGCTCTCCCGGCAGACCGGTGGTAGCGGCCGTGGCGGCGGCGCCGGCGGTGGTGTGGGTCTGCGCGGGCCCGGTGAGACCAAGCTGGAGACCGACCGGCGTCGGATCCGGCACCGGATCGCCAAGCTGCGCCGCGAGATCAAGAGCATGACCACGGTACGCCAGACCAAGCGGGCCCGCCGCTCGCGCAACGCGGTGCCCGCGGTGGCCATCGCCGGCTACACCAACGCCGGCAAGTCCAGCCTGCTCAACCGGCTCACCGGGGCGGGCGTGCTGGTGGAGAACGCGCTCTTCGCCACCCTGGACCCGACCACCCGCAAGGCCACCGCCCCGGACGGCCGGCTCTATACCCTCTCCGACACGGTCGGCTTCGTCCGGCACCTGCCGCACCAGATCGTCGAGGCGTTCCGCTCGACGCTGGAGGAGGTCGCCGACGCCGACCTGGTGGTGCACGTGGTCGACGGCACCCACCCGGACCCGGAGGAGCAGGTGCGCGCGGTCCGCGAGGTGCTCGCCGAGGTCGGTGCCGACCGGCTGCCCGAGCTGCTGGTGGTCAACAAGACCGACGCGGCCGACGAGGAGGCGCTGCTGCGGCTCAAGCGGCTCTGGCCGGACGCCGTCCTCGTCTCCGCGCACACCGGGCGCGGCATCGACGGGCTGCGCGAGGCGATCGAGCAGCGGCTGCCCCGCCCGGCGGTCGAGGTCCGCGCGGTGCTCCCGTACGACCGGGGCGACCTGGTGGCCCGGGTGCACCGGCAGGGCGAGGTGCTGAGCACCTCCCACCTGCCCGAGGGCACGCTGCTGCACGTACGGGTGGGGGAGGCGCTCGCCGCCGAACTGGCGCCGTACCGCGCCGGGGACCGGCTCGTCGGCGAGGAGCGGGTGGGCGCCGGTCGCTGA
- the lexA gene encoding transcriptional repressor LexA, giving the protein MTEDRASRQKNPQPIDGAGPPATRRPRAARSRAAQPAVRPVTPVVSGFPDPAAVDLTARQRRILEFIRTWVERHGYPPSVREIGEAVGLVSPSSVAYQLKELEKKGFLRRDPNRPRAVDVRAPGDADDEAARAQRPTPAYVPMLGRIAAGGPILAEQAVEDIFPLPRELVGEGEVFMLQVKGDSMLDAAICDGDWVVVRQQPTAEVGDIVAAMLDGEATVKTYRRRDGHVWLMPQNPAFDPIPGDDATIMGRVVAVLRRI; this is encoded by the coding sequence GTGACCGAGGACCGGGCCAGCCGGCAGAAGAACCCGCAGCCGATCGACGGGGCGGGTCCGCCGGCGACCCGCCGACCCCGCGCCGCGCGCAGCCGGGCGGCCCAGCCCGCCGTGCGCCCGGTCACGCCGGTGGTGAGCGGCTTCCCCGACCCGGCGGCGGTCGACCTGACCGCCCGGCAGCGCCGCATCCTGGAGTTCATCCGCACCTGGGTGGAGCGCCACGGCTACCCGCCGAGCGTGCGGGAGATCGGCGAGGCGGTCGGCCTGGTCTCCCCGTCCAGCGTCGCCTACCAGCTCAAGGAGCTGGAGAAGAAGGGCTTCCTGCGCCGCGACCCGAACCGGCCACGCGCGGTGGACGTCCGCGCCCCGGGCGACGCCGACGACGAGGCGGCCCGCGCGCAGCGGCCCACCCCGGCGTACGTGCCGATGCTGGGCCGGATCGCCGCCGGTGGTCCGATCCTCGCCGAGCAGGCGGTGGAGGACATCTTCCCCCTCCCCCGTGAGCTGGTGGGTGAGGGCGAGGTCTTCATGCTCCAGGTCAAGGGCGACTCGATGCTCGACGCGGCCATCTGCGACGGCGACTGGGTGGTGGTCCGGCAGCAGCCGACCGCCGAGGTCGGCGACATCGTGGCCGCCATGCTCGACGGCGAGGCGACCGTGAAGACCTATCGGCGCCGCGACGGGCACGTCTGGCTGATGCCGCAGAACCCGGCCTTCGACCCGATTCCCGGCGACGACGCCACCATCATGGGTCGCGTGGTCGCCGTGCTACGCCGGATCTGA
- the nrdR gene encoding transcriptional regulator NrdR produces MRCPYCRHADSRVVDSREADDGQLIRRRRACPECGKRFTTVEEAVLAVVKRSGVTEPFSRIKIIGGVRKACQGRPVDDDSIALLAQKVEETVRAKGAAEIPSHEVGLAILGPLRDLDEVAYLRFASVYRSFDSLADFEREIETLRAAARAREGAGAEPAEVAGRTS; encoded by the coding sequence ATGCGGTGTCCGTACTGCCGGCACGCCGACTCCCGGGTCGTCGACTCGCGGGAGGCCGACGACGGCCAGCTCATCCGGCGGCGGCGGGCCTGCCCGGAGTGCGGCAAGCGGTTCACCACCGTCGAGGAGGCGGTGCTCGCCGTGGTCAAGCGCAGCGGGGTGACCGAGCCCTTCAGTCGCATCAAGATCATCGGCGGGGTGCGCAAGGCGTGCCAGGGCCGGCCGGTCGACGACGACTCCATCGCGCTGCTGGCGCAGAAGGTCGAGGAGACCGTACGGGCCAAGGGGGCCGCCGAGATCCCCAGCCACGAGGTCGGGCTGGCCATCCTCGGGCCGCTGCGCGACCTGGACGAGGTGGCCTACCTGCGATTCGCCAGCGTCTACCGGTCCTTCGACTCGCTCGCCGACTTCGAGCGCGAGATCGAGACGCTGCGGGCCGCCGCACGCGCCCGGGAGGGCGCCGGGGCCGAGCCGGCCGAGGTCGCCGGCCGGACCAGCTGA